The Pogoniulus pusillus isolate bPogPus1 chromosome 30, bPogPus1.pri, whole genome shotgun sequence genomic interval GGGAGCCCCACAGCTtcctgcccaggcagcctgggTGCCAGGGAGCCCGCGGCCCCCCGAGCCCGCTCCAGCCAGCGCTGATTTATGATCTGCACTGCAGGCATCAGGCTAGGGGCGAGCACAGGCCACTCGCTgcgcccccccagctccctccgccGGCCTCCGGCCCACCCGCGGAACCCTTCAGCCCCACGGCTGGGTgatggctgggggggggggggggggagcagcagcgggggagggggggtttGTTGACAGCCAGCTAAGCCAACGGCGCGGGCACGGCcgggcacacacagacacacggACACGGAGCCACGCATGGGCACACGCGCTGGCACACGCACGGTGACACAGGCAGGGGGACAGACAGGGGCAAGCAGACAGACAGGCACCGGGACCCACAGCAATAGCAACACCACCATCCCACACCCCCCCCGTCCGGGCCACACGGACACGCACACACCACATGCACCGCCACGGGTGGGTGCAACACGCAGCCTCACCCCGCCTCACGCGTGTGCGCCAGCCGTGACCCCGAGCGCCGCCGGCTCCGGGACTCCCCCCGCCACGCAAGACCGGGCAGTGGGGATGAGCCCCGGTGTCAGCCCCCAGCATTTAGCCCCGGGCCCGGCAGctcggggagggggggaacGGCCGGGCCTGGCCCCCGTGCACGGTCTGTCTCGGTCCCTCCGGTGCACGGCTCTAGCCTCCCCCGACCTCCCCCCCAAGCGCACGGCGCCCCCAGCCTCACGGCGCACGGCGCTTTTCGTCGTGCCCGCTCTGGCGCacggcagcccccagcccgccGGTAACACGCTCCCTCCGCGGTGCACAGCCGTTCCCACCCTCTCCGGGAGCACAGTGCGTGTCCCCCGGGTGCACGGCAGCCCCAGCGCACGGTTGCCCCGGTGCACAGTCCCCCCCCTCCCGGTGCACAGTCCCCGCCAGTGCGCGGTCTCCCCTCTCCCGGCGCACGGTAGTCTCCCGGTGCACGGCAACCCCTAGTCCCAGCCACCATCTCCCCCCACGCCGTGCATGGTGTTCCCCCCCTCCGGTACACGGCAGCCCCCGGTGCACggtcccgccgccgccgcccacCCCCACCTCGTCCCCGAGCCggtcccccccgccccgccatggccgccgccgccgctcggcATCGCCCGCGCCCCGCGCCGTTACCTCCGGCAGCCGCAGCCGCAGCGGGACCCGCAGCCGCACCGGGAGCAGCAACGGCgacggcggcggcagcggcgggagcGGGACCGGGCGGCGGCAGCGCTCCGGCAGCGTCAGGCAGCGACGGGCACCGGTTGTGGCGCGCATGGCCGCGCGGGCACGCGCGACGGGCACCCGCACCGAGGACACGCGTCAGGATCGGGCATCTGCACCGGGCATCCGCACCGGGAACGGGCATCCGTGGAGGGGAACATGCATCTGGCACCGGCACTGGGCAGATGCACCGGGGACACGCAGGAGGGAGCGGGCACACACACCGGGCACGGGCACACGCACCAGGGACGGGGCATCTGCACTGGGGGCACACAGAGGGACTGGGCAGATGCACTGGGGGcatgcagcaggggctgggcatcTGCACCAGGATCTGGGCACCTGAACTAGGCATCTGGAGCAGGAGCGGGCACCTACACTGAACCTACACTAGGGCCGTGCACAGGGAACTGGACACCCACATCAGGCCCAGGCACCCATGCTGGGGATGTGCACAGCAGACTGGGCACCCAGTGCAGAAGCAGGTGGTGGCACCCATAGGTGGCCCATCCGTGGCACAGGAGCACACAGCTGCATGCTCAGACACACGCTGGGTGGCATGGCTGGGGGCATGGTGGCATGTGCCCGTGGCGGGGCTGTGCCCTGGCTTCACCCACCTGGCCGGGGCACACACACTGTGCCCTGCTTGGGGTGTGGTGGTTCTTGCAGGGAGGTGCCTGAGGCATGGGAGGGGGCAGCAGGTCCCAAGCCACGGTGGCATCTCAGCGTCTACCCTGCTTGCACCCACCTGCTTGCTGAGGGGCACATCTGGGAGCAGGGACTTTGTCACCTGGGTTCTACTGCAGAGGGATGCATTTGGGGACAGATCTGGGGACAGAGGCTGCCACTCTGACGGTGCTTGCAGAGAGGACACTTCTGGGGGCAGAGGACCTGGCATCGTGTCCATAGAGGGACAGGCttgggggcagaggagctggcactgtCCATGGAGAGACACATCTGGGGACAGAGGAGCTGACACTGCCCATGGAGGGACAGGCCTGGGGACAGAGGAGCTGGCACTACACCCAAGGGAGGACAGACCTGGGGACAGGTTTGGGGCAGAGGGTTTATTAGTCTGCCCTCATCTagggagagggcagagctggggacacACACAGGGACTGCCACTGCGGCCACggctggggacagggctggggacagaggagtTGTCACTCAGGTTCTACCTGCAGAGGCACAGATGTGGGGCTGGGCTTGGGGACGAAGGGGCTGTCGCTGACTGTACCTGCAGAGGGGACAGCTCTGGGGACAGGGCAGCTGTGACTGTCCACGGAAGGAGGCATTTGGAGACACATCTGGGGACAGTGGTGCTGCCACTCTGGCTGTGCCCGTGGAGGGACAGCTCTGGGGACAGGTTTGGGGCAGAGAGGTTTTCGTTCTGGCTGTGCCCACGGAGAGGGCAGACCTGGGGACAGAAGGGTGCCACTGTCGCCATGCTTATGGAggggcaggctgggcacagatcTGGGGACAAAGAGGTTGTTCCTTCCGGCCTCTGGTCGCATCCTCGCCGGGAAGGGGACACTCAGGGAACTGGGGTGGCAGTGCCATCTGGTGGCCTCAGCCACGCCTTGTGccagcccagggagggagcagcaaaCCTATTGCCCATCCATGCAATGAGCTGCACTCAGGTCTCATGCTGGAAGGCAGACTGAGGGTaaatggggctgggagctggcactcTGTGCCAGGATTCAGGCAGGGGTGATGGGCATGGGGGCATGGAGCCAGGGCAGGAACCTGGACCTGGGATGGGAGGTGGAGCTGGGATAAGGTCATGGTACAGGGACATGGAGTTGGGACAGACACGGCCTGAGGACCTGGACTTGGCCCATGGCATtagggacagggacctggggcAGGGACCAAGAGCTAGCATGGCATGGGGACAAGGAGCTGTGACATGGGCATGGCACAGGGAGCTGGCAATGGGCTGAAACCCACTTCAGGAGTGCTGGAGGGATTCAAGGCATCGAGGAGAGGGGTgaggggacctcagagatgAGTGGGGGGCATTCAGGGCACCCATGGGAACaaggtcctgggcagcctgagaaaGTGCCCCACGTGCTCAGCTCTGGACTGGGAACAGCCCTGGGGGGGTGCCCACTTTGGGGGACAAGACAGGAGACACCAGTGCCTGGTACTGCCTGTCCCCAGCCAAAGGCCTCTGCCAGGCGCCTAGCAGCAGCCTTGTTTAGTCTGAGGAGCAGAGTGGGTGACCTTGGGCTCCTCCAAGCACCCACCAGGGCCACCAGCCTGGCCCGGGACCTGTGACAAGGACATGCTGGCAGCAGCGCTGGGGGGAGGAGGCATGGGGGTGTCAGAGAGGGGTTGAGGACATCCTGTGCTCATACCCAAAGCGTtgggtgccagcctggcagggagctggggagatggGTGCTCCGAGACGTGGGACACCCAGCTTTGGgggtgctgtgccagctgtCCGCTTTGCCTCCATGCCCAGAGGAAGGTGGCATCCGTGGCTGTGGCACTCCCCCCTCTACTCCAGCATAAAGTCCTCCCGAGCCATTCGtcaccccagcccccagccccacatgcagagcactgctgccccTCTCACACCCCCGCCCCATGggaccccccaggtccctgccGTGCCCACGGGAAGGAACAAGCCCCTGCCCCCCTGGGGCGGTGTgtgctggctggggagggagaagtAGGACGAAGGCCCCCCCCCAcatccagcagagcagagggatgggggactcctggggtgctgcaggcatGGGGACATGTccccagacacacagacagacagagggacACACACGGTGCTTAGggacccccccacacaccccccctccccatcaGGACCACCCATGCATGGCCATGCACACACCCTGACACGGGGaccacacacacgcacacatggaggagcagctgcggacaggcaggcagacaggcagctgggcagctgtTGGCACAGCAGGGGCACAAATGCACGCATGTGTGCACATGGGCACACGTGGGAAAGAAGCATGGCACACACGGCTGGCATGTGGGCACTCGGCTGGGGGAGTGAGGCCACGCGTGGAGGGGGAGTGTGATCATGCATGGGCAGAGGTGCACACATGTGTGTGCCAGGGTACATAGTACCCACTCACACGCGTGTGTGCCCGGGCACACACCGTACCCACGCACACACAGGTGTGCACgcgcacacgcacacacacatcaCGCAGAGATGCTCCCGGGGGTCCCCATCCGTGCTCCTCTCGCCCCCTGCCTGCACCATTCTCCCATCCCGGACCCCCCCGTGCCGGTACCGCCAGCGGGACCCCCGGGTTGGCGGGGCGGAAGACTGGGgcgggagaggggtgggggagtaGGAGGggtccttccttctcttctttcatccctcctcctccttcatccctgctcctccttcatccctcctcctccatccctcctcctcctcctgcatccctcctcctccccgtcCCCTCCCGCCGctcggtgccggtgccggtggCCGGGCAGCGCCGAGCCCCAGCGGAGCGGCAATGGCGGGGCCCTGCCGCCGCTACCCTCCCCTGCCCGTACCCCTGCCCGTGCCActggggctctgccagctgttGCTGATGCTGCTCCTGCCGCCTCCCGCCGCCGGCTCCTGGAGCCCGGCCGTGCTGCAGCCCGCTGCCCGCAGGTACTGAAATCGAAGGGGGGCACCAGGGAGGCACCGGGTACGGGAAACATCAGGGAGCTCCGAGTACAGAGTACCGGACACGGTGGGGCATCGGATACCGTAGGGCTCCCAGTACTGGGTACTGGCCACGGGGGGCATCGGCTACCGAGGGGCTCCGGGTACCGAGTACCAGCCACAGTGAACATCAGACACTGGGGCTCCGGCTGCTGGGCACCGGAGAGCATCGCGTACTGGGGGCTGCAGATGCCGAGTAACCGGGCACGGGAGGCATTAGGGATCTCCAGGCACCGGGGGCTGCGGGGACTCGGGTGCTGGGTACTGGGtaccagggagcagcaggcagtgagtaCCGGGGGGCAtcagggcaggggctgcttgGTGCATTCTGTGCGAGATACTGGATctgggggggagctgggggggtgttGGGGCCAGCAGGgtttgctggggctgggggctgctgggggttacCAGGACTTACTGAGGCTTGCTGAAGGGTTACCAGCACTTACTGGGGCTTACTAGAGGGCTACCGGGACGAGCAGGACCTACCGGGAGCGGGGCTCGTTTGGGCGCGCAGGGTGTGTTGGGGCTGGAAGTTACTGGAGCCGGCAGGGATTTGCTGTGGGGTTACTGGGGCCAGCATCGCTGCTGGGGTcctcagtgctgccagggctggcatagtgctgcctgggcacactgggaCTGCTTGGGCATGTTTGGGCTGCCTGGGCATACTGGgactgcttgggctgctgggacTGTCTGGGCACACTGGGACTGTTTGGGCTACTGGGGCTGTCTGGGCACACTGGGACTGCTGGGGCTACTGGGGCTGTCTGGGCACACTGGGACTGTCTGGGCACACTGGGACTGTTTGGGCTACTGGGACTGTCTGGGCACACTGGGACTGCTGGGGCTACTGGGGCTGCTGTCGGATGAGTGGCTCCAACCTCAGCATCCTGCCCGTGTCTGGGGAGTGGtggtggcagaggcagccagggtGCCACATCATCCTGGTGTGCTCCCGGGTGCCCGGTCTCGGTGTGCTCCAGGGTGCCCAGTCCTGGTGTGCTCCAGGGCGCTATCCTGGCAGAGCCCCGGCGGGGCGCCGGGGGGGTGTTGTTTACAGGAAGCCTCTGGCTGCGGCCGCGTCTGCAGCACCGGATTGCCGGGACCTCCCGGTTCCGCCCGGGACCTCCCGGTTCCGCTCGGGGCCACGGGCAGAAGCTGCTtcatttcctcttcccttcccggCCAAGCCCAGGAAGAGCCCCCAGTGCCTTGGCACCACCCTGCCGTGCCCCGACAGTCCCCACcgtccagcacccagcaccctgccaatgTCGCCCCAAATCCCCCCGGTCCACCACTCGCCGCTCTGGTGTGTGCCACCTCACTGTGCCCACCACCCAGCTGTGTGCCCCCCCAATTCCCCCAGTCCACCACCCACCAATGGCACCAGGGAGCCCACCAGCCCCCATCTTGTCCATCTCATTGGGGTTCCACATGCCGAGCTGGGGGGTCACCATGCCAAGAGGCTGGTTTTGGGAAGGGGGGAGCAGGGCTTTGCCCCGGGCAGGCACgtgccctggcagcagaacccaggctgctcagtgcaccagggctggcccagcagcctgcgGGCTGGGTCATGCTGGGCCATGCGAGCTCTGGCATGCCGATGCccgccagctcctgctccactctctgggagggcagtttcccttcctgcctctgccaggcaggAGGTGGAACGAGCTGGGACCCATCCCCATGCCCATGGGCACACGCCACAGCTGGTGCTGGCATCGCCACTGTGACCTcatgccagcctggcacccgtGGCCTCTCTATGGCGAGCATTGCCCGCCAGCTGGCTGCCCACCCAGCGGGCACAATGCCAGAGGCTGCCACCCTGAATGATGGCATCtggaggtgccaggctggggcttaCTGGGGGACGATGAGCAGGgttggggcagcagcagaagcgtGGCCACAGTGTCAGTGCTTTCATGGTCCTGGCACAGAGCCCGCCTGGGTCGTTGCCAAGCCGGAAagccctgtgccaccctgctgtgccctccccCCCGCTGGCCCCTCCCAGCCAATTGTCCTTGCTGTCACCGCCTCCCTGCTCGCAGCGCTGAGGCTGTCCCAAAACCTTCAGATTTTGACCCAAATTGCACAGCCTCGGAGGTTGAGGCCACCAAGGGTGCAGCAAGTCCTGCCAGCTGTGGGGATGGGGGCACCCAGCCTCATGGCACTGGTGGCACTGGTGTACCCACTCGCTGCGGGGGGAaactgaggctgggcagggtgggcagagcctgccatGAGGAACTGGCATGGGGCAGAAGAAAAGGGCCTTTGTGTGTAGGGTGGGCAGGGGGCATGGGGGGGGCTCCAgactctgctccaggccagctGGCAACAGTGCCAGACTGGGAATGCAGCAAGAATGCAGGGCCCCAGCTGCCCCCGGCATGCCAGGGCAATCTCTGCCCCACGGCCACACCCCAATGACCGTGGGTGGGCATCTCCTGGGGCAATTTACGGGGCAGGACCACCGCGGGATAGACACATGCACGCACACCCCGAGTGGCActgccacctctgccagccttaGCGccccccaggcagtgctgacgGTGCCCGCGGGTTCCCTTCCAGCAACTGGTGCTCCTACACGGTGACGCGGACGGTGTCGTGCCAGGTGCAGAACGGCACCTTCCTCCAGAGGGTCTTCCAGGGCTGCCGCTGGCCTCTGGCTTGCAGTGGCGGCAGGTGAGCCGTGCCACCAGCGTCCCCTGGCAGTGGGCAcccagcaacctgggctgggtCTGAGGGCGCTGCCCCCCGTCCCACCCcgctctgtgccagcagctacCGCACGGTCGCCAGGCCCCTCTACAGGGTGAGCTACCGGACGCTGACGGCGCTGGAGTGGAGGTGCTGCCCCGGGCACGCTGGTGCCAGCTGCGAggaaggtgggaagggactcGTCTTAGCCTGGTCCTCTTCCTGCCAGGgtggggcagtgccagccagTGGTGGTATCTGGGCTGTGGAATAggcagggtggggtggggagggatggAAGGAGTGATGGAGCTGTGGGTgggtggagggagggatgggtggAGGGGTGGAGAGACGCGGGGCTGGGCGGATGGGGGGCTGGGCGGATGGGGGGCTGGgcggatggagggagggagggatgggtgAATGGAGGGATGGGTGTAGGGATGGATGGAGGAAGGGATGGATGGGATGGAGGGATAGTCGGGTgggtggagggagggatggatgctCCTGGCTGCGTGGGTGGCTGTATCCATGAGGAGATGCCCACCCATCTGCCCAGTGCCCCTGTGTGCAGCCGGGTGGCAGCCGGGCAGCTGCCAGCGTGTGGGTAGATGAATGAGTGCAAGCCTGTGCCATGAGTGGTGGGATTGGCATTGCCACCTCcgcagctggccccagcctcctcctcagcaggGAGGGGTCGTCTTTGTCCCCATTGTCACTCGCATGGCCCTGCCTCCGTCTCCTCAGAGTCTGCAGCTGTGGGTCCCCAGCTCCGGGGTGGGGATCTGTAGGTGGCACCCAGGGGTGGGGACACCCTGGGGACAGCGGCATGGCCCCGAGGGCCTGCAGGACAGTGGCTGGCACAAGCGGCTCCGGAGgcagctgggtggcagcagcgtagggggcagcagggggggTCTCATCCGCCTCCTCTCCGTGCGTGCTTGGCTGCCTGCCCCGCATCTGGCCCCGCTTAGGCGGCGCTGCCTGCCCCCTGCAGCATGGCggtggctgggctgggctggcagcaaggGGGGGCTTGTGGGGGCTCTGTGCCAGGCACCCCTTGCTTGCCACAGCGGATGGCCCCAAGCCGCTGTGCCCAGGGTGCCCTGGTGGTGACAGAAAGCCTCTGGGACCCTGCAGCGGGGCAGTGTCCCCAGCAATATGCCTCCCCAAGCCCCTCGAGTCGgggattttggggggggggcttACTGGGAGGCCATGGTAGGGGGTCAGGGATGGGGTCGACAGGAGTATGGGGGGGCTTCGGGGGAGTCTGGCTCGGAATTATGGGGTGAGGGGATCTGGTGTGTGGTCAGGGGGGAGGTTGGCTGAAGGTTATGGGCTGGGTCTGGGGGCTTCTGGTTCAGgactgggtgggtttggggggggcTGGCTCAAGGTTGAGGGGTGGCTTGGGGGTTATCTGGTGTGTGGCCGTGGGGGGGGGAGTGAGGATGTCTGGGGTTGAGGAGCAGGGGTGGGTTTTGCCAGGGTCTGCTGCAGGCTCATGGGGCAGGCTGGCGGGAGGGGGGGTGTGGTATGTGGAACATGGGGGGTTGAGGGGCGTGGCTTGTGGTCAtgaggggtttgggggggatCTGGTTGAGGACCgtggaggaggtggggggatgAGGTTGAGGATGGGGAGGTCTGGCTCAGAGTTCTGGGGTGGGTTTGGGAGATGTGGGGGGTGGTCATGGTGGGGGGGGTCTGAGGGATCGAGGAGTGTGAGTGGGTGGGGGGGGGTCTGTCTGGTCGGATGTGCATTCAGGGGGGACCAGCGCCGGGGCCGCGGGTgggtgaggggcaggaggagctgggcacagagggggTTTGGAAGCGGGCGGGGGGGAGGCTGTTTTGgggtgaggggcagcagcctgtggcagccCTGGGTGGGCTTCTCCCTCCAGAGGTGATGCAGCGGGGCCGAGGCAGGGGTGGGCGGGGAGTGGTCGCCTTGCTgaccccccccttttccccagcagaggctcagcccttcctcaccctgcgggaccccaggcagcctggcacgGCCCTGCGCCGCCCCCCCCTGCGCCCCGCCGCCTTCTCAGGTGGGTGTCACAGAGCTGCaccggggggagggggcagcgcAGGGGGGGCTGCCCTCCCAGCCAACCCCCACACCGTCCCCCTTGCTTCGCCCCCTCCCCACAACAGGGTGCCTGAACTGCAGCCAGGTCGGGGAGCTGAGTGCCAGGCTTGCCACCCTGGAGGCACAGGTGAGCCCCCCCTCATCCCGGGCTGCAGCCACCTCACTCTGCCACCCCTCGAGGGGCACAGCGGCCGTGGGGGGGTGTGCTCCCCCCCCGCAGTGTGGCACCCACCCTTCTCGCCCCCTTTCCAggtggccaggctggctgtggccaaacccctcagcaccccagcacccaaaagcagcaccctgggcaggggggcagacgctgggcagctctgggggtCCCCTGCTGCCCGTGGGAGCCCCGGGGATGACGGtaaggcagggagctgccccCTTCGTGCCCCCTCAGACGCCCAAATCCAGGTGGCAGTGCCACCTCCCGTGGCATCAGGGATGGTGGCGGTGCCATCGCCCTGGGTGTTATCGATACCGGGGGGAGGGGGCGCCTCGCTCGGAGCCCTTGACCTCGGACAAACCTGCCGTGGGGtgtccccagtgccacccccagCAGGGAGGGTTTGAAGGGCTTTGTGCCCACTCCTCTCACTGCTTCCATTTGGGGCAGCGCGGGGGGCACCGCAGTGGGGTGGATGCCCTTTGAGGTGACCGCCACACGtcccgtcccccccccccaggctgaTGCTCTGCCCACCCACACCGAGGCCGcggggggtgctggggtgcgACGGTGGGGACCGGGCATGAGtcggggcggggggaggggcaCCCACCGAGGGGCTGCCCCCCCTTAGGGTGCTCCCTCTGAAGGTGCTGCTCAACTGCAGGGGGACCCAGCTCGCGGGGCCCCCCCGGCCCCAAGGGAGACGTGGGGGGCCGGGGACCGTCCGGTGCTCCGGGGGTGAAGGGTCCGGCAGGGCCACCAGGTACGTGGGGCCGAGATGCCTCGGGTGGGGGCACCAAGGGCAGTGCCCGGCTGCGGCCGAGCAGCCCCTCCCGGGAGCAGGGGGGTGGGCGGGGGTTGGCATTCCCGCGGcgctgggggcgggggggggggggttgcacagacacacatacctccccccccccccaaattttcaccctcctcttcctccctgcaggtCCCCCTGGCCCCCCAGGCCCCCCCGGCCGGGATGGAGCAAGAGGACCGCCAGGGGAGAAGGGCTTGCCCGGGCCCCCCGGCCCCCCGGGCCCCCCTGCCCCTGTGGGGCCAGCGATACCCCCCCGAGGCCAGCCCAGTAAGAGGAGACTGGGGGGGTGcgctggaggggaggggagaccCCAGCATCTCGGGGGGCATCCCTGCAGCATGGTTCGAGGGGGGGGCTTGGGGGTTCTGGGGGTGGATTTGGGGCTCTGAGAGTGCCTTTTGGGGTGCTTGGGgtggatttgggggtgctggaggtggATTTCAATACTAaaggggggggttggggtgctgggggggggtgaGGCACTGGGGGTGTCTTttggggggctctgggctgggtggAACACCCAAGCTGGGGGAGGCACAGCCAGATCCAgctgagctgggggtgctgggaccCTTGCCCACCACCCACGCTCCCCCCGCTCTCCTCCCCCCAGGGGACCCTCTCCTCTCCAATACCTTCATTGAAGCTGCTGGGGGCATCGTGGGGCCAGCAGGCCCCCCCGGACCCATGGGGCCAATGGGTGAGTGTGTGTCTGTGCCCCTCCATTTCCTTTAccctctcccagcaccttgGGGGTGCCCCTGGGGGAgaagccctggcagagctgtgtgccctCTCCTTGCAGGTCCTCCTGGCCCCCCAGGTCCCAccgggccaccaggcccccccgGACCTGATGTaagtgctggcagtgccactgcaagaggggggtggggggcacagGGTGGGCTGAAGCCAGCCCCCTCTCCGTGGCTGATGGCACCCACTTTGTCCAcgcacagggcagagctggggcaccaggagctgctggcc includes:
- the EMID1 gene encoding EMI domain-containing protein 1 isoform X9 — encoded protein: MAGPCRRYPPLPVPLPVPLGLCQLLLMLLLPPPAAGSWSPAVLQPAARSNWCSYTVTRTVSCQVQNGTFLQRVFQGCRWPLACSGGSYRTVARPLYRVSYRTLTALEWRCCPGHAGASCEEAEAQPFLTLRDPRQPGTALRRPPLRPAAFSGCLNCSQVGELSARLATLEAQVARLAVAKPLSTPAPKSSTLGRGADAGQLWGSPAARGSPGDDGGPSSRGPPGPKGDVGGRGPSGAPGVKGPAGPPGPPGPPGPPGRDGARGPPGEKGLPGPPGPPGPPAPVGPAIPPRGQPRDPLLSNTFIEAAGGIVGPAGPPGPMGPMGPPGPPGPTGPPGPPGPDGRAGAPGAAGPPGQKGDRGPQGHPGSRGQDGAQGEPGPRGEPGQKGTWGEAVPQLREALKILAERVLILETMIGLYEPEAGSGSDPPGTVAPRPPRAKRGSGHPPYRIVPPRRRRSGNQ
- the EMID1 gene encoding EMI domain-containing protein 1 isoform X4, which gives rise to MAGPCRRYPPLPVPLPVPLGLCQLLLMLLLPPPAAGSWSPAVLQPAARSNWCSYTVTRTVSCQVQNGTFLQRVFQGCRWPLACSGGSSYRTVARPLYRVSYRTLTALEWRCCPGHAGASCEEAEAQPFLTLRDPRQPGTALRRPPLRPAAFSGCLNCSQVGELSARLATLEAQVARLAVAKPLSTPAPKSSTLGRGADAGQLWGSPAARGSPGDDGGPSSRGPPGPKGDVGGRGPSGAPGVKGPAGPPGPPGPPGPPGRDGARGPPGEKGLPGPPGPPGPPAPVGPAIPPRGQPRDPLLSNTFIEAAGGIVGPAGPPGPMGPMGPPGPPGPTGPPGPPGPDGRAGAPGAAGPPGQKGDRGPQGHPGSRGQDGAQGEAVPQLREALKILAERVLILETMIGLYASRPSRGSRPGWRSWLQGSPCWKPSSGQNQRPARAVTPQARWPPDPPVPSAAAATPRIASCPLAGAALATSDTASGAGVTVTPLPHPCAHHRAGMGSGTCRGGGGQDGSGLPPTPTWC
- the EMID1 gene encoding EMI domain-containing protein 1 isoform X5; translated protein: MAGPCRRYPPLPVPLPVPLGLCQLLLMLLLPPPAAGSWSPAVLQPAARSNWCSYTVTRTVSCQVQNGTFLQRVFQGCRWPLACSGGSSYRTVARPLYRVSYRTLTALEWRCCPGHAGASCEEAEAQPFLTLRDPRQPGTALRRPPLRPAAFSGCLNCSQVGELSARLATLEAQVARLAVAKPLSTPAPKSSTLGRGADAGQLWGSPAARGSPGDDGGPSSRGPPGPKGDVGGRGPSGAPGVKGPAGPPGPPGPPGPPGRDGARGPPGEKGLPGPPGPPGPPAPVGPAIPPRGQPRDPLLSNTFIEAAGGIVGPAGPPGPMGPMGPPGPPGPTGPPGPPGPDGRAGAPGAAGPPGQKGDRGEAVPQLREALKILAERVLILETMIGLYASRPSRGSRPGWRSWLQGSPCWKPSSGQNQRPARAVTPQARWPPDPPVPSAAAATPRIASCPLAGAALATSDTASGAGVTVTPLPHPCAHHRAGMGSGTCRGGGGQDGSGLPPTPTWC
- the EMID1 gene encoding EMI domain-containing protein 1 isoform X1, with the protein product MAGPCRRYPPLPVPLPVPLGLCQLLLMLLLPPPAAGSWSPAVLQPAARSNWCSYTVTRTVSCQVQNGTFLQRVFQGCRWPLACSGGSSYRTVARPLYRVSYRTLTALEWRCCPGHAGASCEEAEAQPFLTLRDPRQPGTALRRPPLRPAAFSGCLNCSQVGELSARLATLEAQVARLAVAKPLSTPAPKSSTLGRGADAGQLWGSPAARGSPGDDGGPSSRGPPGPKGDVGGRGPSGAPGVKGPAGPPGPPGPPGPPGRDGARGPPGEKGLPGPPGPPGPPAPVGPAIPPRGQPRDPLLSNTFIEAAGGIVGPAGPPGPMGPMGPPGPPGPTGPPGPPGPDGRAGAPGAAGPPGQKGDRGPQGHPGSRGQDGAQGEPGPRGEPGQKGTWGEAVPQLREALKILAERVLILETMIGLYASRPSRGSRPGWRSWLQGSPCWKPSSGQNQRPARAVTPQARWPPDPPVPSAAAATPRIASCPLAGAALATSDTASGAGVTVTPLPHPCAHHRAGMGSGTCRGGGGQDGSGLPPTPTWC
- the EMID1 gene encoding EMI domain-containing protein 1 isoform X7, producing MAGPCRRYPPLPVPLPVPLGLCQLLLMLLLPPPAAGSWSPAVLQPAARSNWCSYTVTRTVSCQVQNGTFLQRVFQGCRWPLACSGGSSYRTVARPLYRVSYRTLTALEWRCCPGHAGASCEEAEAQPFLTLRDPRQPGTALRRPPLRPAAFSGCLNCSQVGELSARLATLEAQVARLAVAKPLSTPAPKSSTLGRGADAGQLWGSPAARGSPGDDGGPSSRGPPGPKGDVGGRGPSGAPGVKGPAGPPGPPGPPGPPGRDGARGPPGEKGLPGPPGPPGPPAPVGPAIPPRGQPRDPLLSNTFIEAAGGIVGPAGPPGPMGPMGPPGPPGPTGPPGPPGPDGRAGAPGAAGPPGQKGDRGPQGHPGSRGQDGAQGEPGPRGEPGQKGTWGEAVPQLREALKILAERVLILETMIGLYEPEAGSGSDPPGTVAPRPPRAKRGSGHPPYRIVPPRRRRSGNQ
- the EMID1 gene encoding EMI domain-containing protein 1 isoform X3 encodes the protein MAGPCRRYPPLPVPLPVPLGLCQLLLMLLLPPPAAGSWSPAVLQPAARSNWCSYTVTRTVSCQVQNGTFLQRVFQGCRWPLACSGGSYRTVARPLYRVSYRTLTALEWRCCPGHAGASCEEAEAQPFLTLRDPRQPGTALRRPPLRPAAFSGCLNCSQVGELSARLATLEAQVARLAVAKPLSTPAPKSSTLGRGADAGQLWGSPAARGSPGDDGGPSSRGPPGPKGDVGGRGPSGAPGVKGPAGPPGPPGPPGPPGRDGARGPPGEKGLPGPPGPPGPPAPVGPAIPPRGQPRDPLLSNTFIEAAGGIVGPAGPPGPMGPMGPPGPPGPTGPPGPPGPDGRAGAPGAAGPPGQKGDRGPQGHPGSRGQDGAQGEPGPRGEPGQKGTWGEAVPQLREALKILAERVLILETMIGLYASRPSRGSRPGWRSWLQGSPCWKPSSGQNQRPARAVTPQARWPPDPPVPSAAAATPRIASCPLAGAALATSDTASGAGVTVTPLPHPCAHHRAGMGSGTCRGGGGQDGSGLPPTPTWC